One window of the Topomyia yanbarensis strain Yona2022 unplaced genomic scaffold, ASM3024719v1 HiC_scaffold_132, whole genome shotgun sequence genome contains the following:
- the LOC131694746 gene encoding uncharacterized protein LOC131694746 has translation MKRQTLLSFMTFVTAQWIPATSSIEIGVQYNMTEYWKMPALFQYESIEDCLRSNPAGVFCVVKSVVKPDERSSIWRTIEEYSQYPFQHQHSILTRGVCLEQCEELVKTLSDQQRAQFLQPKFDIKYKVNNVTISPLITINH, from the exons ATGAAAAGACAAACCTTGCTCTCTTTTATGACATTTGTTACCGCTCAGTGGATTCCCGCGACTAGCAGCATTGAAATCGGTGTGCAGTATAACA TGACAGAGTATTGGAAAATGCCGGCCCTATTTCAGTACGAAAGCATCGAAGACTGCCTCAGATCCAATCCGGCTGGAGTTTTCTGTGTTGTGAAAAGTGTGGTGAAACCTGACGAACGATCGTCGATTTGGAGAACTATTGAA GAATATTCACAATACCCATTTCAGCATCAACATAGTATTCTGACCCGTGGTGTCTGTTTGGAGCAATGCGAAGAATTAGTGAAAACATTATCCGATCAGCAAAGGGCGCAGTTTTTGCAGCCCAAGTTCGATATTAAGTATAAGGTAAATAATGTTACCATCAGTCCTCTAATCACGATCAatcattaa
- the LOC131694748 gene encoding uncharacterized protein LOC131694748 encodes MQRCDQFKCFVEGCDEYAEDTTVYITHIKAHNLSKPLKLRCTYQDCTQKMSNLYKFHRHIITHVRSVDTHSNTEINYNRSVDNIAKHKRTTPLANSIEESTDCEPSTGGRDQSYICESLLAIDRLAVNFSLDLHRKRNLTRKDVVDIQNAVTTINSYLQNIIKTSTPLFASVDPDQTFLYETFVNKISTLFDFIGTEHKLFRYLEQADLFKIPKVYTIHNNKINLAVDLELESLGNQSHLVLMDLEFQIRKYFENGQVYEKTIRNMRLLTTSVKNSNFINGSVYRKVQEKDPGRLLIPLFLYGDEFEVNDPLSSHNKRHSLFAMYYSFPTIPERYAAKLSNIFVAGVIRKIDFSGHDIDMFMIYIIDKMKAIEQNGILITTGNTNVKVHFALMLIQGDNLGIHQMLKFSGSFSANFYCRFCKRSKDQLSKDLIEYETYLRNKDNYHTDVQLKQSDSGLTGYSLFNTLPSYSVVENLYCDSMHDLYSSGVCMYGFTEIISYIVHERKFCTISQMNMRRKELNNFKFEEGLSRMPDLEDNRRIKSITLRMTASEMAAFSNFFSFICGPFVPLQDPVWHYTTTLMKLIDTINLPAFSEKDLELLNCLVSEHHRLYQHLFKKSLKPKHHFLNHYASVIRSSGPIKKMCCIRHEARHRDFKEYFNVTSSRKNVCLTMCIKASLFFSYDVINETFLQTKTDGKFVESVWCTKPYATTNLLSTIEIDANELVLSCDSLTC; translated from the exons ATGCAGCGTTGTGACCAGTTCAAATGTTTCGTTGAGGGTTGTGATGAATATGCTGAAGATACCACTGTTTACATTACACACATTAAAGCACATAACTTAAGCAAACCACTAAAACTACGTTGTACATACCAAGACTGCACTCAGAAAATGTCCAATTTATATAAGTTCCATCGTCACATCATAACTCACGTTCGTTCAGTAGATACACACTCTAACACTGAAATCAACTATAATCGATCAGTAGATAATATCGCAAAGCATAAAAGGACGACGCcattg gcGAACTCCATCGAAGAATCTACTGATTGCGAGCCTTCAACTGGTGGTAGAGATCAGAGTTACATATGTGAATCATTACTTGCCATTGATCGTTTGGCGGTAAACTTTTCACTTGATTTACATCGAAAACGTAATTTGACCCGTAAGGATGTCGTGGATATACAGAATGCCGTTACAACTATAAATAGTTATCTCCAAAATATAATCAAAACATCAACGCCACTTTTTGCATCGGTAGACCCAGACCAAACATTTCTATACGAAACTTTCGTGAACAAGATATCGACCCTGTTTGATTTCATAGGAACTGAGCATAAACTGTTTAGGTACCTTGAACAGGCCGATTTGTTTAAAATACCTAAAGTATATACAATAcacaataataaaatcaatttagCTGTTGATTTAGAATTAGAAAGCTTGGGAAACCAATCACATTTGGTTCTTATGGATTTGGAATTTCAAATCAGAAAGTATTTTGAAAACGGTCAGGTTTACGAGAAAACAATTAGAAATATGCGACTACTAACGACAAGtgtgaaaaatagtaattttattAACGGTTCGGTTTATAGAAAAGTGCAAGAAAAAGATCCGGGAAGGCTTCTGATACCACTATTTTTGTACGGAGATGAGTTCGAGGTCAACGATCCGCTCAGTTCTCATAACAAGAGGCATTCGTTGTTCGCTATGTATTACAGTTTCCCGACGATACCGGAACGCTACGCAGCTAAGctttcaaacatttttgtcgCTGGTGTGATaaggaaaattgatttttcgggTCATGATATTGATATGTTTATGATATATATAATAGATAAGATGAAAGCGATAGAACAGAATGGAATTCTTATTACCACAGGGAATACAAATGTTAAAGTACATTTCGCATTAATGTTAATACAAGGAGATAACCTAGGAATTCACCAAATGTTAAAATTTTCAGGTTCATTTTCTGCTAATTTTTATTGCAGGTTTTGCAAAAGAAGCAAAGACCAACTCAGTAAAGATCTTATAGAGTACGAAACATATTTAAGGAATAAAGATAATTATCATACCGACGTGCAATTAAAGCAATCAGACTCCGGATTAACAGGATATTCATTGTTCAATACATTGCCGTCTTATAGCGTTGTTGAAAATTTATATTGCGACAGTATGCATGATTTATATAGCTCCGGAGTGTGTATGTATGGTTTCACAGAAATAATTAGCTATATCGTTCACGAGAGGAAGTTTTGTACGATCAGTCAGATGAATATGCGCAGAAAAGAACTTAACAATTTCAAGTTTGAGGAAGGTTTATCACGAATGCCAGATTTAGAAGATAACAGACGAATTAAATCGATAACACTAAGAATGACAGCTAGTGAAATGGCTGCCTTCAGCAACTTCTTTTCATTCATATGCGGACCCTTTGTTCCTTTGCAAGATCCAGTGTGGCATTATACTACCACTTTGATGAAACTTATAGATACAATAAACCTGCCAGCTTTTTCAGAAAAAGATTTGGAATTATTGAATTGTCTTGTTAGCGAGCATCATCGTTTATACCaacatttgtttaaaaaaagtttgaaaccTAAACATCATTTTCTAAACCATTACGCTAGCGTTATTAGAAGTAgcggaccaataaaaaaaatgtgctgTATAAGACACGAAGCCCGTCATCGCGACTTCAAGGAATATTTCAATGTAACATCTTCTCGAAAAAACGTTTGCCTTACAATGTGTATTAAAGCAAGTCTTTTCTTCTCCTATGATGTTATAAATGAAACATTTTTACAAACCAAGACCGATGGAAAATTTGTAGAAAGCGTATGGTGTACAAAACCGTATGCAACAACCAACTTGCTAAGTACAATCGAAATCGATGCTAACGAACTAGTGTTGTCATGTGACTCACTAAC GTGTTGA